From Fusarium musae strain F31 chromosome 8, whole genome shotgun sequence:
TGTTCGCCATATGTGCAAAGTGCTGGAAGCTACTGAGATTTAGTGCAATTGCGTCTGAAATACTGTCAGAAACTGAAGTAGGGAGGGGGAGATCGAATTGCTTTATCGCAAGGCATTCAGGTCTGTATCCCAGGTTGAAAGCATCTAAACACTTTAAGCATTCCCTCATAGCCACGGATGATGTGTTACGCCAATTTGTTACAGGTCGCGTTGTTATTTTATTATCATATAACACTCTTGAATATGTGTACCCACATCCTTTCCTGGAGCTGGAGTTAGGGTGATACAGGCCCTGATGTAAACAAATGCATCGCATCAGAGAAATAACCAAGTATCCAGCCGTTGTACAGTGCACCAGTCAAGCCGTATTGGCAAAGGCCTTCTGGATACCTTCCAGCTCCTCCAAAGTCAGGGGGATGATGGTGCCGTGACGAGGAGACTCGGGGTACTTGTACCCCGTGCGGAGTGTCCACTTCCCACCAGCGAGATCAGTCGACTCTAGTGGCACATAACCATTGCCGCCAAATTCATCAGCCAGAAGGATATATCTTGCACCATTGACATCCTTGCAGTTTGTCTTGAAGATTGAAGGGCCCTCTACCTCTTGCGTTCCCGCGTTCTTTCCGATACAACTTGCTATCTGATGCCAATCGTCTAACCCTGCAGTCAGCGACGGACTACTTTCCTGTACGATATCCGCACAGCCATTGATGGTAGCCTTTGTGAAACGATAATAGAGGCCGTCCTCCTTGATAACGGTGGAGTCAATCCGGCCATTCGGCGGTTCATCTTGCCAGATCTTCGGCTCGCTGAACGTTACAAAGTCATCCGTTGTAGCATATACCATACGCTGGTACTCAATCGGATCATGATTGGGATTTGCTTCATTGTCATAGATTCCAGACGCCCAGTATACAACATAGGTTTTGAGGTCGTCATCATAGTAAGCCTCAGGTGCCCAGGTATTGCCGTAGTTATCTAGAGAAACCTCAACATGGCGCTGGGCACTCCACGTGATGAGGTCCTTTGACTCCCAGATCTCGAGATATCGGCTACCAAAGCGTTGAGCATCTCCCCAGCTCGTGCCGCAGCCGATGCAAAGATCAGTCGCGAGGATGTAGAATTTGTCTCCCTCGTGTGACCTCAAGATGAAGGGATCTCGAACTCCACCGTCTCCTTTTGTGGATGTCAATATGGGCTTGCCATTGTTTAACTCGGTGAAGGACAAGGCGTCGTTTCCGTTACTGGCAGCAAGATAAATGTTTTCATCTCGGTTGCTAAAGTATAGAAAGGCGTAGCCTTCATAGTTGGAATTGCAAGTAATCTCCCTCTTGGTAAATTGCGGTGCAGCTGGTATTAGACCGGTAGGAGACGCAGAGGTGAGGATTGGCAACGCCGCCAAAGCGCTAAGAATGATGGATGGGCTCGGCAAAGATAACATTGTGAAAGAATATAGTAAGATGGTTTGCTTAGATGAACTGGAATTGGATGTTGAAGTGAAGAGTTCGTGGCTTCTTGTAGTTGGACCTGCAGAAACGTTCCACTTTCGCCATGACCTCGCTGTGGAAGATCATTTCTCAATCAGAGTATAAGGTTATCATGTTATGCTTAGAAGAACGCT
This genomic window contains:
- a CDS encoding hypothetical protein (EggNog:ENOG41~CAZy:GH43); the protein is MLSLPSPSIILSALAALPILTSASPTGLIPAAPQFTKREITCNSNYEGYAFLYFSNRDENIYLAASNGNDALSFTELNNGKPILTSTKGDGGVRDPFILRSHEGDKFYILATDLCIGCGTSWGDAQRFGSRYLEIWESKDLITWSAQRHVEVSLDNYGNTWAPEAYYDDDLKTYVVYWASGIYDNEANPNHDPIEYQRMVYATTDDFVTFSEPKIWQDEPPNGRIDSTVIKEDGLYYRFTKATINGCADIVQESSPSLTAGLDDWHQIASCIGKNAGTQEVEGPSIFKTNCKDVNGARYILLADEFGGNGYVPLESTDLAGGKWTLRTGYKYPESPRHGTIIPLTLEELEGIQKAFANTA